A region of Notolabrus celidotus isolate fNotCel1 chromosome 4, fNotCel1.pri, whole genome shotgun sequence DNA encodes the following proteins:
- the LOC117811941 gene encoding uncharacterized protein LOC117811941, with protein sequence MMNSNMQRAEAQTADSFKASPVEDVSSISVPAVVTVSADLVEDLLVQLLLKLFPLESYTSAHLDQQELLTHCLHLSATTLETLRKDPGVSVDEDLPPPSCEVWRAVALLVCSVMERFGTTNRIRKLVLNKDPALLSFIPDQIIESVLQIYKDQSEDVWIPPQIPLDEDGLLFSQFLPENIKEEMLEQYGPWIRRMKIFQRAFPKTCEEEEKTADDTCCLQQEPCSEDHKQVSDSEEEQSDDGAQNIQLPELSVDQLMADDDQTAEQNLQTNRAVVEQSTIKQVLLKLFKPPNFCTPRSQRSQDFDDEMVEHIHMLLQKEAKKYRKNRIFLKHLNRLKDPKEEVKISQKLHRPIKARLREVLPNTRLKREDLMEDAQAALSACSLISSEIMNYLKPSVSFAPDTKPGDETPYSLNIPIKRESTEPGRELTQLELHAQEQQAGTREKVKTEETKRNRIISWFCKPFKKNR encoded by the exons ATGATGAACTCCAAcatgcagagagctgaggctCAAACCGCCGACAGCTTCAAGGCTTCCCCTGTGGAAGACGTTTCCAGCAtttctgtccctgctgtggtcactgtcaGCGCTGACCTGGTTGAGGATCTGCTGGTCCAGCTGCTACTGAAGCTGTTCCCTCTAGAAAGCTACACTAGTGCTCATCTAGACCAACAA gaactgctgacacactgtcTCCACTTGAGTGCAACAACTCTGGAGACCCTGAGGAAAGACCCTGGTGTCTCTGTGGACGAggacctccctcctccttcctgtgaggTTTGGAGAGCTGTGGCGCTTCTTGTCTGCAGCGTCATGGAGAGGTTTGGGACAACGAACCGGATAAGGAAGCTAGTGCTGAACAAAGACCCGGCCCTCCTGAGCTTCATCCCGGACCAAATCATTGAGTCTGTCCTTCAAATCTACAAGGACCAGTCTGAAGATGTGTGGATTCCCCCACAGATACCCTTGGATGAAGACGGCCTGCTGTTCTCCCAGTTTCTTCCTGAGAACATCAAGGAGGAAATGTTGGAGCAGTATGGACCCTGGATAAGACGCATGAAGATCTTCCAGAGAGCGTTCCCAAAAacatgtgaagaggaggagaaaactgcAGATGATACCTGCTGCCTGCAGCAAGAACCTTGCAGTGAGGACCACAAACAagtctctgactctgaagaagaacaatcTGATGATGGAGCCCAAAACATCCAACTACCTGAACTGTCTGTTGACCAGCTTATGGCTGATGATGACcaaactgcagaacaaaatctgcagactAACAGAGCTGTGGTGGAGCAATCCACTATCAAACAAGTCCTGCTGAAGCTCTTTAAACCCCCAAACTTCTGCACACCgaggagccagaggagccaggactttgatgatgagatggtggagcacatccacatgttgctccaaaaggAGGCTAAGAAGTACAGGAAGAACCGAATCTTTCTTAAACACCTCAACCGCCTCAAAGACCCGAAAGAAGAGGTCAAAATTAGCCAGAAACTGCATCGGCCAATCAAAGCCAGACTGAGAGAGGTTTTGCCGAACACCCGCCTGAAGAGAGAAGACCTCATGGAGGATGCTCAGGCTGCTttgtcagcctgcagtctcatatcttcagagatcatgaACTATCTCAAGCCCTCTGTGAGTTTTGCGCCTGACACAAAGCCAGGAGACGAGACCCCATACAGCCTCAACATTCCCATCAAGAGGGAATCGACAGaaccaggcagagagctgacccAGCTGGAGCTCCATGCgcaggagcagcaggcaggaaccagagagaaggtcAAGACAGAGGAAACCAAGAGGAACAGAATCATCTCTTGGTTCTGTAAACCTTTCAAGAAAAATAgatag
- the LOC117811942 gene encoding uncharacterized protein LOC117811942, which yields MMNSNMQRAEAQTADSFKASPVEDVSSISVPAVVTVSPDLVEDLLVQLLLKLFPLESYTSAHLDQQELLTHCLHLSATTLETLRKDPGVSVDEDLPPPSCEVWRAVALLVCSVMERFGTTNRIRKLVLNKDPELLRFIPDQIIKTVLQIYKDQSEDVWIPPQIPFDEDGLLFSQFLPENIKEEMLEQYGPWIRRMKVFQRAFPKTCDSEEQQSDDGAQNIQLPELSVDQLMTDDDQTAEQNLQTNRAVVEKSTIKQVLLKLFKPPNFCTPRSQRSQDFDDEMVEHIHMLLQKEAKKYGKNRIFLKHLNRLKDPKEEVKISRILHRPIKARLREVLPNTRLKREDLMEDAQAALSACSLISSEIMNYLKPSVSFAPDTKPGDETPYSLNIPIKRESTEPGRELTQLELHAQEQQAGTREKVKTEETKRNRIISWFCKPFKKNR from the exons ATGATGAACTCCAAcatgcagagagctgaggctCAAACCGCCGACAGCTTCAAGGCTTCCCCTGTGGAAGACGTTTCCAGCAtttctgtccctgctgtggtcactgtcaGCCCTGACCTGGTTGAGGATCTGCTGGTCCAGCTGCTACTGAAGCTGTTCCCTCTAGAAAGCTACACTAGTGCTCATCTAGACCAACAagaactgctgacacactgtcTCCACTTGAGTGCAACAACTCTGGAGACCCTGAGGAAAGACCCTGGTGTCTCTGTGGACGAggacctccctcctccttcctgtgaggTTTGGAGAGCTGTGGCGCTTCTTGTCTGCAGCGTCATGGAGAGGTTTGGGACAACGAACCGGATAAGGAAGCTAGTGCTGAACAAAGACCCGGAACTCCTGAGATTCATCCCAGACCAAATCATTAAGACTGTCCTTCAAATCTACAAGGACCAGTCTGAAGATGTGTGGATTCCCCCACAGATACCCTTTGATGAAGACGGCCTGCTGTTCTCCCAGTTTCTTCCTGAAAACATCAAGGAGGAAATGTTGGAGCAGTATGGACCCTGGATAAGACGCATGAAGGTCTTCCAGAGAGCGTTCCCAAAAacatg tgactctgaagaaCAACAATCTGATGATGGAGCCCAAAACATCCAACTACCTGAACTGTCTGTTGACCAGCTTATGACTGATGATGACcaaactgcagaacaaaatctgcagactAACAGAGCTGTGGTGGAGAAATCCACTATCAAACAAGTCCTGTTGAAGCTCTTTAAACCCCCAAACTTCTGCACACCgaggagccagaggagccaggactttgatgatgagatggtggagcacatccacatgttgctccaaaaggAGGCTAAGAAGTACGGGAAGAACCGAATCTTTCTTAAACACCTCAACCGCCTCAAAGACCCGAAAGAAGAGGTCAAAATTAGCAGGATACTGCACCGGCCAATCAAAGCCAGACTGAGAGAGGTTTTGCCGAACACCCGCCTGAAGAGAGAAGACCTCATGGAGGACGCTCAGGCTGCTttgtcagcctgcagtctcatatcttcagagatcatgaACTATCTCAAGCCCTCTGTGAGTTTTGCGCCTGACACAAAGCCAGGAGACGAGACCCCATACAGCCTCAACATTCCCATCAAGAGGGAATCGACAGaaccaggcagagagctgacccAGCTGGAGCTCCATGCgcaggagcagcaggcaggaaccagagagaaggtcAAGACAGAGGAAACCAAGAGGAACAGAATCATCTCTTGGTTCTGTAAACCTTTCAAGAAAAATAgatag